Below is a window of Panthera leo isolate Ple1 chromosome B4, P.leo_Ple1_pat1.1, whole genome shotgun sequence DNA.
ttcTCAAGGCTCCTGCCCAGCTTCCCCATTTCTCCTGCCCAGCTTCCCCATTTCTTTCCAGAAGGAGCTGGGCAGAAGAGCAGGGAGTTGTAGAGGGGGCAGgacaagaagggagggagaaaggattcTCTAagttgggaaagaaggaaaatgccaAGCACCTAACACcaaatttatcactttttaaaaacaggagatTTTTCCCAAAAGTGAAGAATAAGAAACAAATCCAGTGTCCATGCATCCCAACTGCAGTCTTGATTCCAGGATACCTCCTTCACTCTCAGACctgttgtgggggaggggcagaaagagggcatGTGAGAGACCAGAGGTCCTACTGTCCCCACCCCTACTAGTCCGCCCATCCTCAAGCATCTAACCTCTGATGTCTGACGCCAGTCGCCCTGCTTGCCCGGCCTACGCAGGGGAGGGAGGACCGTAAAATCAGAGTCCACGAGGCTGTTTCATCAATGCCTCCGCTCCAGGCATGACCACTGCTCGCCCAGCTTGGACATGAGGCTCTCCCTTTAGGTTCCAAATGCCCTTTCTCAGAAAGTCCACGGTCTACTTCATCACCCAGTCCAGGAGCCAGAAACCCCAATACAGAGTCTAACCTCAACCCTTCCTCCTGCAGCTTAATCCCATTTCTCTCTGTCCACGGATACGTAATACCCCCAAATCTTCTTGCCTCAGACAATAGCTCTTCAGTGACTGAAGCCGGTCCTCTGTTCCCCCATCCCCTAATTCCAGATCTTAGTCCTTGCCCTCATTGACACAGCCTGCTCTCCTGTAGACCAGGCAGCCCCAGCCCTAGGCTCTTACCGAGTTGGCTCCCTGGGAATCCAATGGTGGTATATGGGTTGTGGGTTCCTCTGTGCTGggtttctcactgcccctctcctgagtTTTAGGGATGGATTCTGCAGGCTCTAAGGAGGGAaaaggggtggtgggagggagaggcagtATTCATGAAAGCTTGGAGAGGGAGCTGCTCCTCTCACTACATCCAGTGACCTCTGAGAGGGGCCCAAGACCAGGCTGCGGGCAACCGGACAAGCCCAGCGGTGTTTTCTCTCATCACAATGATTACTACAGGctcactttttaaatttgcaatcagaaattgaaagataaaaaaacGCTTCAAAGGGGAGTTCAAAAAAGTTTGGGTACAATTGGGCAAAACCTGACCTGAGATGATAACGGGACTCCTTTTAGTCTTTATCCCATTTGGTAGGACCATTCATTTCActgcagaaatattaatgtgtGTGATTACAGGGTGCTCTGTTGGAGGGTATTACATAATATCagtagatatatacacacaccatgtCACCTTCGTAGAATGGGAAAAGCTCTGGATTCTGGAATCCCACCTGGGATGAGGGACTGTGGAGATGTGTTAACAGCACTACCAGCAGCTTCCGGTTCATTGCATGTGTCAGCTGCTGGGCTAGGAACCGGTCTCCTTTCATTTTCGCAAACAACCCAATGCAATAGGCAACGTCATTATCATTTTACAGACTGAGGTTAAGTGAGTCGCTGGAGGCCTCCGGGCTGGTCAAGTGAGGAGGATTCTAGCTTGTGCGTGCTGGACCCACCACGGTGGGCTCGCTCCCTCCCCCCGTACAGCAgggagccctgcagcccaggtgGGGAGGGTTTGCTCTCATTCAGTAAGCAAAGGTGAGACGCAAATACATGGAATACATCCAGACATATCCATATTCCCAGGACAGTTTCCGGCTCCTAGTAGACCCCTCCCTATCACGGCTAAGGTCTGCCTCCTCCCGGGCCAGTCCCTCCCCAGCCTCAACGTACTTTGTGCTTTCCCAGAAGGGCCCAGCCTTAACTCCGCTTCTGTGTCTGTGATCCCAGgtgggcaggactcctgggtcccTGTGCTCTCGGCGGCTCCCTCAGGTTCCTCTCCCTGCTGCTGTTGCCCCAGGTGATGTTCAACCATCATCTGGAGCTCTGGGGGCACAGAAAGGGAGGGACGTGACTGCTCAGAGTCTCAACAGCGCCGCTGAAGGGCCGGCAGACATTGCTGGTGTGACATTTCCATCCCCTGAGATCtgaacgggggtggggtggggggggggtggggaaagataTGCgctgggcactaaggagggcctAAAGCTAGACAATAAAACATACTTCCTTCAAAAGTCAGAGAGGCGAGGGGCAGGGCCTTCAGGAAGAAAAGACCCTCCTAACTTGCTGGGATACTAGGGGCAAAAGAAAAGACTCAGTTTAggttcaagaaatatttgagtACCTTCTGTGTGGTGAGCactgcatattttatttaactgccATAGTGAGGTGGTACTcagggctcagtaggttaagcaggtTCTGCCAGGCCACCCAGCTGGTGGGAGCCAGAACCGGAGTCCAGCCCAGACTGTCTAGCAAACGATTCAACTCTAACAGAGGCAGGTTTCAAGACTTCGCAACAGTTCCCTGCAAAGGGGTCATTTAGGTCTACGGCTCAGCCTCAGGCACAGCGGGGCAGAAGGGGATGGGAAGGGTGTTCCTAACCTTTCATTGTGGGTGTGGTCCTCGTCACCTTCTTCCGTTGCCGTGGAGACATGGACAAAGTGGACTGTGAAGGACACAGGGCACAGATGGGGGCCAGCCCGTCTCGCCCACCTTCTGTGTCTTGCCATGCTTTGGACTGGAGATTGGGGGGTCGGCGTGGGCTTCAGAAAGTGGGGGAGAACATTCCTGCTTCCCAGCCACCCCTACCCCCGTCCCCACAGTGAGCAAAGAGACTGAGTGTGGGGGGATatggtgtgagtgtgtgtccgCTCATTGGGAGGGACGCAGAGAAGGGGGAGTCAGAAGGCCCTAGAGATTGGAAGGGCTGAGGAATAATCCTCTAATAATtctctgggctgggctgagcctgAGGGACCAGCTCACCTTGAGAAGCGGGTTGGGGATCCGGTCTTCATCTATCTCTGAGGGGGAACAGGGAAAGGAGAAAGTGAAGAGGACTGAAAACCCGGGGGGGGACCCCCAAAAAAGAGCTGACTTCCCAAGGGGAGGAGCCTCTGTGATCACCTCTTTCCTGATCTGTCCCTCACATCGGCCGGTAGGAAGTCAGCCTTGATGTCTGGCTGCCCCAGGCCTGCTCTCTTCAGCTCCCCCCTGCCTTGCTTTCTTCCCGGTACGTAGTCCTGTCCTTGACTCTGTGGTCCATCGTGTATCTACATCCTCGCCTCAGACCTGGAGGTTCCCGAAGTGGGATCGGTGTGGTGTTTttgctcctttcctctctctgaagTATCCATAGCTCTTTCTCCTCCCAATCATTGCCCCGACCCCAGGTTCAGAACGGAACCGTGCACGGGAGGGAATACCAGATAAAAAAGAGCAAGTTTATCCTGCGCAGGGAGGTACAACCAATTTTGGTAGTTGGGGGCAAGCCGGACATTCAGGCATCTTGAACTCCAGTCTGGCTTATTAGCATGACCACCTCTCCCCGACATTCCCTGAGACCCTGTTCTCTCCCCAGACCTTGCTGGGCACAGTGGTGACCGGCATGCCAGCTGCTCCCTGAGCTGTGTCtaaccttccccttcccctctggggGCTGTGAGGCTAGCTGATGGAGGCGGTGTCTCCCCCTCACAGCTGTCActgcctctgggggtgggggcctcaGCATCTCAGTTGCTCGAGAAACCTGGAAGACTGTTGCCGCAGCAACGGCACTCAGTTGACCACCCCAATTCCTGGGGGGGCTTAGGACGCAGGTGCGTTCCCTCCCCTCCCTAGCACTGCTCCGTCTTTCCAAAGCAAAGGAAATCCTCCTGCTAATCCAGCCGCCCGCTTTCCCGACCCTGGGACCTAGAAGCTCTCGGACTCCTCAGATCTGCCCTTCTTCCAGCCAGCGCCCCCCCTTCTCTCACTGGACCCCCTCAGCAGCCCCCAGTCCCTTCAGCGAGCCATCCCGGGGGGGGTTACCTGGGGATGACTGGTCACTGGTCAGCACgagggtggcgggggtggggcggcgCCTCCGAATCTGAGGGGAGAGGTCAAGTGCACGTGGCAGTCTCAAAGACCCACCCAGTACCCCTCAGCAACATAATCCAGGCCACCCGCTTAACATACCTCAAAAATGACCACATTACACTGAGCCTCAGGTCCCAGGGTGGACATTCTTGGACCCATCCCTTTCCCTTAGGGACGCAAAAGATCACCCCCGCCCCCTCTATCCCCCATCCCCCCTTTCTGTTTCCGCATctccccagctctccctctcAGCAGCTGTATCTGCTCAAATGCATCGATCTCTGGCCTGCTGTCCTTCCGTCCATCCTGATCGATGGTCAGAAATAACCTGACAGGGCACGAGGGCTTTCCCCCAGTCTTCTAGCCCACCACCCCAGACAGACAGGAACGTTTTGTGCGCCAGCATCTGTGGGCAGCACCCCTCacacccagcccagcctgggcGACAGCACCAGGAAGGTAGGTCTGAAGGTGCGTTCCCTCGCCCATGCCCCTCTCTAAATTCCATGCCCCTCTCTAAATTTCTCCCTCTGTCATCGGACACACTGCCTTTCTAATTTGTCAGCAAGTGTGGTCTGGGCAAATCCTTGTAACGGTAAATAAAATACAGGCAGGACCTAGTGGGGGGGGTGCTAAAGTTACCTGAAAAATCTTATGCGGGGGCCCCAGGGTCCCATTCTaagaaattaacatataaaaGCTGGTTGACTCCTGGCCTCTGAGCCCCTCTGCCAACTGCTGCTCTTCTGCCAGGCTGCCAATAAAGTTGATTGTTGTTGCAGTCAGTCCAAGGACTCTTGGGACATgtaggttttctttcctttctcggGAGGGTTTTGAGGCTTGGAAGTGAGGGGAACGCATGGGGCTGGAGTCCCTACAGCAACCTTCCGGGGCAGCAGAGCTGGGGAAAGCCaaagggctgggagaggggttAAGATCATCCAGGGCTGAGCACGGTAGCGCGAGGATACTGAAGGATggaattcctctctctctctgtgtccattATTTAGTATCATTAccactgggggcgggggtggtaaGACGCCCGCCCCTCTCTATGCCCAGAAAATGGATGTCAGCCTTAGCAAGAGGCACAGTGTTAGTCTGAGAGGGGGATTCTCCCCAAAGAAGTGAGATGCACAGAATGGGGGGCTCTTGGGGTGGGTCACTGTTTTCTCTGGAAAATCCAGTGGCATCTATTTTGGGTGACATTTCAAGGTCCCTGGCAGtgctggttgtgtgtgtgtgtgtgcatgtgtgtgtgtgtgtgtgtgtgtgtgtgtgtgtgtgtgcagtcaTACACATATGCACTACACACACATGAGCTGTGAGTCCGTCTGGCCATTCCTGGTACAGATGTGCTGGGCACCAGCAGGCGGGTACTTGTTCTTCCCGAATGTGGGGTGAGGGCCATCCTTTCCTAGGAGAGgactcctttttatttctctcctgcTGTAGGCAGAGGGGGAGTGCTGGTTGTGGAAGAgtcagagagacggggagagggtgggggtgtTAGTGGAAGTTGGGAGTCCGAGAAGGAGACCACAAGCATGCCGGAAAGGGCTTTTGAGAGGGCACCAGGGCTCTGTGATGTTGGACAGGTCCCTTCCTTAACCTTGGACAAGATCTCTAGGCGCTCAGAGTCTTTGACAATTTTGATATCCTAGAGATATCAGAGAAGGGAGTAAAGTCAGACTTCCTaaagtaaccccccccccccaccccaggtaccTGAACTACTAGGAAGTGAATAGatggtctttcttctttttcttgcacCTCCCCAAATTCCGAGTGCTCAAGGATACCTCGTGCCTTTGCCTCTGATTTATTGCCAAACCAGTCACACCAAATACCTGGTCGCCGTGGGCGCCCCTCCATCCCCTGCCACTCTGTGCTCTGTAACTCCTAGCTTCTAACCCCCTTTGCTCTCCCATGTCAGTCTGGATTAGGCCCTCTTGCCACGCCTGGAGCTTTTTGCTTGGGTAACACACTTGGACGACACAGAGAGAAGGGCTGAGGTTAGGCTGCAGCTAGAATTTCAGGTCTAGTGGACAGGACACCGATTTCTGAAGACGAGAAAAACAGGCGGCAGTCccgtctctctctttttccctctggctCCAGAGAACTATCTTCTCCTCCTGTGTCTCCCGACCCCTGAACCAGCTGGActaccccctcctcctcccaataCACATGGACACCTGCCGTCTCTAACACCAAACAGATGCAGGTGTCAGGGAGACCTGTCTGTGCCAGTGGAAGGCAGTCCTTGGAACCTCACCCCTAACCACCCCCAGCCCACACTCACAGCCCGTTTCCTGGGGCTGAGGGTATCTTAGCTAATCCCCTGCCTCCAGGCGTTAACAGTCTTGCCCCTGACTCTGGGGGGACACTCCCCAGGCTCGGGCTCTCCACCCTGCTCATCCTCACCAGGCTTGAGGCCTCAC
It encodes the following:
- the PPP1R1A gene encoding protein phosphatase 1 regulatory subunit 1A — protein: MEQDNSPRKIQFTVPLLEPHLDPEAAEQIRRRRPTPATLVLTSDQSSPEIDEDRIPNPLLKSTLSMSPRQRKKVTRTTPTMKELQMMVEHHLGQQQQGEEPEGAAESTGTQESCPPGITDTEAELRLGPSGKAQKPAESIPKTQERGSEKPSTEEPTTHIPPLDSQGANSV